In one Curtobacterium citreum genomic region, the following are encoded:
- the holA gene encoding DNA polymerase III subunit delta: MPAKKPSRAAAAIDQVPWSGIRPAPVVLVTGPEAFLADRAIGVLRDLLVGEDPALEVHDLEADQYAPGLLATLASPSLFGEPRLVRVTNVEKCTDAFITETIAYLQGPADDVTLVLRHGGGVRGKKLLDTIRSGVGGGVEVQCDELKRDTDKIDFVNAEFRAARRKVVPSAVRTLVAAFSDDLAELAAACRQLLADEAEEITDKVVDKYYGGRVETNAFKVADIALAGRSAPAILELRHALATGEAPVPIVAAFASKIRTMAKVSSFRGTSGQAASALGMAPWQVQRAQRDVAGWSEAGLANAITSIAEADTAVKGGSRDAHYALEVMVRTIARRGEAR, encoded by the coding sequence GCCCGTGGTGCTCGTCACCGGGCCGGAGGCGTTCCTCGCCGACCGTGCGATCGGCGTCCTGCGCGACCTGCTCGTGGGCGAGGACCCCGCGCTCGAGGTGCACGACCTCGAAGCCGACCAGTACGCACCGGGCCTGCTCGCGACCCTCGCGAGTCCGTCGCTCTTCGGCGAGCCCCGACTCGTGCGGGTCACCAACGTCGAGAAGTGCACGGACGCCTTCATCACCGAGACCATCGCGTACCTGCAGGGTCCGGCGGACGACGTCACGCTCGTCCTGCGGCACGGCGGTGGGGTCCGCGGCAAGAAGCTCCTCGACACGATCCGCAGCGGGGTCGGCGGCGGCGTCGAGGTCCAGTGCGACGAGCTCAAGCGCGACACCGACAAGATCGACTTCGTCAACGCGGAGTTCCGAGCCGCCCGTCGCAAGGTCGTCCCCTCGGCCGTGCGCACGCTCGTGGCGGCGTTCTCCGACGACCTGGCCGAGCTCGCGGCCGCGTGCCGGCAGCTCCTGGCGGACGAGGCCGAGGAGATCACCGACAAGGTCGTCGACAAGTACTACGGCGGGCGCGTCGAGACGAACGCGTTCAAGGTCGCCGACATCGCACTCGCGGGGCGCTCGGCCCCGGCGATCCTCGAGCTGCGGCACGCCCTGGCGACGGGGGAGGCCCCGGTCCCGATCGTCGCCGCGTTCGCGAGCAAGATCCGCACGATGGCGAAGGTCAGCTCCTTCCGTGGCACGAGCGGCCAGGCGGCGTCCGCCCTCGGCATGGCGCCGTGGCAGGTCCAGCGTGCACAGCGGGACGTCGCCGGGTGGAGCGAGGCCGGGTTGGCGAACGCGATCACGAGCATCGCCGAGGCGGACACCGCGGTGAAGGGCGGCTCGCGGGACGCGCACTACGCGCTCGAGGTCATGGTCCGCACGATCGCCCGGCGCGGCGAGGCCCGCTGA
- the rpsT gene encoding 30S ribosomal protein S20, with protein MANIKSQIKRIKTNLKAQERNKAYRSELKTVIRHTNEAVAAGDKDKATAALVLASKKLDKAVSKGVIHKNQAANRKSAIAKKVSAL; from the coding sequence ATGGCGAACATCAAGTCGCAGATCAAGCGCATCAAGACCAACCTGAAGGCCCAGGAGCGCAACAAGGCCTACCGCTCGGAGCTCAAGACGGTCATCCGTCACACCAACGAGGCCGTCGCCGCCGGCGACAAGGACAAGGCCACCGCGGCCCTCGTCCTCGCCTCGAAGAAGCTCGACAAGGCCGTGAGCAAGGGCGTCATCCACAAGAACCAGGCGGCGAACCGCAAGTCGGCCATCGCCAAGAAGGTCTCTGCCCTCTGA
- a CDS encoding pyridoxal phosphate-dependent aminotransferase, whose translation MPSLAPRIDTVPASGIRRVYEQAALLQADGTDVAMLVIGEPDVPVAPHVGEAARRAWSEDRTDYTPNGGIAPLRAAIQEKLRRENRIEVDLEQVWMTIGATQALFQAMTLVLSPGDEVLVPDPGYTTFTMNAHILGATPVPYRLEPQHGFEPDLDALEASITERTRALVVNSPSNPLGSVFGEDTLRALLALAKRHDLWVISDEVYEYFTYGTRHVSIAALDEDDRVFSAFSLSKTYAMTGVRVGYLVTPKGLGPTMRTTQEAMISCVAEPDQWAALAAIVGDHQSVQDAREHYRANLAVAKEVLDAAGIRYLDPRGAFYLWVDVSHAAAGDVAEWALAFLHREHVAVAPGSAFGRSGEGWIRVCLAATADDLRRGLGALPAPATVAV comes from the coding sequence ATGCCCTCCCTCGCGCCCCGGATCGACACCGTCCCCGCCTCCGGCATCCGCCGGGTGTACGAGCAGGCCGCCCTGCTCCAGGCCGACGGCACCGACGTGGCGATGCTCGTGATCGGCGAGCCGGACGTCCCGGTGGCCCCGCACGTCGGCGAGGCGGCGCGCCGTGCCTGGTCCGAGGACCGCACCGACTACACGCCGAACGGCGGGATCGCCCCGCTGCGTGCTGCGATCCAGGAGAAGCTGCGCCGCGAGAACCGGATCGAGGTCGACCTCGAGCAGGTCTGGATGACGATCGGCGCGACGCAGGCCCTGTTCCAGGCGATGACCCTCGTCCTCAGCCCGGGCGACGAGGTGCTCGTGCCGGACCCCGGGTACACGACCTTCACGATGAACGCGCACATCCTCGGCGCGACCCCGGTGCCGTACCGGCTCGAGCCGCAGCACGGCTTCGAGCCGGACCTCGACGCGCTCGAGGCGAGCATCACCGAGCGGACCCGGGCGCTCGTCGTGAACTCCCCGTCCAACCCGCTCGGCTCGGTGTTCGGCGAGGACACCCTGCGCGCCCTGCTCGCCCTCGCGAAGCGGCACGACCTCTGGGTGATCAGCGACGAGGTCTACGAGTACTTCACCTACGGCACCCGACACGTCAGCATCGCCGCCCTCGACGAGGACGACCGCGTCTTCAGTGCCTTCTCCCTGAGCAAGACCTACGCGATGACCGGTGTCCGCGTCGGCTACCTCGTGACACCGAAGGGCCTCGGCCCGACGATGCGCACCACGCAGGAGGCGATGATCAGCTGCGTCGCCGAGCCGGACCAGTGGGCGGCGCTGGCCGCGATCGTCGGTGACCACCAGTCCGTGCAGGACGCCCGCGAGCACTACCGCGCGAACCTCGCCGTCGCGAAGGAGGTCCTCGACGCCGCCGGGATCCGCTACCTCGACCCCCGCGGGGCGTTCTACCTGTGGGTCGACGTGTCGCACGCCGCCGCCGGCGACGTCGCGGAGTGGGCCCTCGCGTTCCTGCACCGCGAGCACGTCGCGGTCGCGCCCGGCAGCGCCTTCGGTCGCTCCGGCGAGGGCTGGATCCGTGTCTGCCTCGCCGCCACCGCGGACGACCTCCGCCGCGGCCTCGGCGCGCTGCCCGCCCCCGCAACGGTGGCCGTCTGA
- the lepA gene encoding translation elongation factor 4 yields the protein MSPQASAPLEPAATPAGSIRNFCIIAHIDHGKSTLADRMLQITGIVEDRAMRAQYLDRMDIERERGITIKSQAVRMPWELDGQTFALNMIDTPGHVDFSYEVSRSLAACEGAILLVDAAQGIEAQTLANLYLALENDLEIIPVLNKIDLPAADPDKYAAELAQLIGGKPEDVLRVSGKTGVGVPELLDRVVGSVPPPVGTVDASPRAMIFDSVYDSYRGVVTYVRMVDGTIKPREKVQMMSTGTTHEILEIGVSSPEPKPTKGLSVGEVGYLITGVKDVRQSKVGDTVTTAQKPATEALAGYTDPKPMVFSGLYPIDGSDYPDLREALDKLKLSDAALVYEPETSVALGFGFRCGFLGLLHLEIITERLSREFGLDLITTAPSVIYEVTNEDNTVTEVTNPSEFPGGRIVEVREPMVRAAILAPKDYVGAIMELCQSRRGSLLGMEYLGEDRVEIRYEMPLGEIVFDFFDQLKSKTQGYASLDYEPTGDQAADLVKVDILLQGEQVDAFSAIVHRDKAYAYGTLMTERLRKLIPRQQFEVPIQAAIGARIIARESIRAMRKDVLAKCYGGDITRKRKLLEKQKEGKKRMKMVGRVEVPQEAFIAALSGDVEEKKK from the coding sequence GTGAGCCCACAAGCATCCGCGCCACTCGAGCCCGCCGCGACCCCGGCCGGGTCGATCCGCAACTTCTGCATCATCGCGCACATCGACCACGGGAAGTCGACGCTGGCCGACCGCATGCTGCAGATCACCGGCATCGTCGAGGACCGTGCGATGCGCGCGCAGTACCTCGACCGCATGGACATCGAGCGCGAGCGCGGCATCACGATCAAGTCGCAGGCCGTCCGCATGCCGTGGGAGCTCGACGGGCAGACCTTCGCGCTCAACATGATCGACACCCCGGGGCACGTCGACTTCTCGTACGAGGTCTCCCGGTCCCTCGCCGCGTGCGAAGGTGCGATCCTGCTCGTCGACGCCGCCCAGGGGATCGAGGCGCAGACGCTCGCCAACCTGTACCTGGCGCTCGAGAACGACCTCGAGATCATCCCGGTCCTCAACAAGATCGACCTGCCCGCCGCGGATCCGGACAAGTACGCCGCGGAGCTCGCGCAGCTCATCGGCGGCAAGCCGGAGGACGTCCTGCGCGTCTCCGGCAAGACCGGCGTCGGCGTGCCCGAGCTGCTCGACCGTGTCGTCGGCTCCGTGCCCCCGCCCGTCGGGACCGTCGACGCATCGCCCCGCGCGATGATCTTCGACTCCGTCTACGACAGCTACCGCGGCGTCGTCACCTACGTCCGGATGGTCGACGGCACGATCAAGCCGCGCGAGAAGGTCCAGATGATGTCGACGGGGACGACGCACGAGATCCTCGAGATCGGGGTGTCCTCGCCCGAGCCGAAGCCGACGAAGGGCCTCAGCGTCGGCGAGGTCGGCTACCTGATCACCGGCGTGAAGGACGTCCGCCAGTCGAAGGTCGGCGACACCGTCACGACCGCGCAGAAGCCCGCGACCGAAGCGCTCGCGGGCTACACCGACCCGAAGCCGATGGTGTTCTCGGGCCTGTACCCGATCGACGGCTCCGACTACCCGGACCTCCGCGAAGCGCTCGACAAGCTCAAGCTGTCCGACGCGGCGCTCGTCTACGAGCCGGAGACCTCGGTCGCGCTCGGCTTCGGCTTCCGCTGCGGCTTCCTCGGTCTGCTCCACCTCGAGATCATCACCGAGCGCCTGTCCCGCGAGTTCGGGCTCGACCTCATCACCACCGCGCCGAGCGTGATCTACGAGGTCACGAACGAGGACAACACCGTGACCGAGGTCACGAACCCGTCCGAGTTCCCCGGCGGCCGCATCGTCGAGGTCCGCGAGCCGATGGTCCGTGCCGCGATCCTCGCGCCGAAGGACTACGTCGGCGCGATCATGGAGCTCTGCCAGTCGCGTCGCGGCTCCCTGCTCGGCATGGAGTACCTCGGCGAGGACCGCGTGGAGATCCGCTACGAGATGCCCCTCGGCGAGATCGTCTTCGACTTCTTCGACCAGCTCAAGAGCAAGACGCAGGGCTACGCCTCCCTCGACTACGAGCCCACCGGCGACCAGGCTGCCGACCTCGTGAAGGTCGACATCCTGCTGCAGGGCGAGCAGGTCGACGCGTTCAGCGCGATCGTGCACCGCGACAAGGCGTACGCGTACGGCACGCTCATGACCGAACGCCTCCGCAAGCTCATCCCGCGCCAGCAGTTCGAGGTCCCGATCCAGGCGGCGATCGGTGCGCGCATCATCGCCCGCGAGAGCATCCGGGCGATGCGCAAGGACGTCCTCGCGAAGTGCTACGGCGGTGACATCACCCGCAAGCGCAAGCTCCTCGAGAAGCAGAAGGAGGGCAAGAAGCGCATGAAGATGGTGGGTCGCGTCGAGGTTCCGCAGGAAGCCTTCATCGCCGCGCTCTCGGGTGACGTCGAAGAGAAGAAGAAGTAG
- a CDS encoding DUF1990 family protein, whose protein sequence is MSSRGSYRTALTYGAVGATQAADLMTYPPEGFVPAESRARIGHGDQRFETAVTQTLSWQIQERSGIRVRVEDQPDDDEVRYNPVTFDERGVPIAPASIGTPRVEKFAADGTPLLTAGTTATLEMHAFGRTVHAPVRVVSIIDETDRKGFAYGTLEGHPLSGEESFVVERTADGSVWLQVRQFSQPASPKWRFLSPLLKRQQKVMAAKYLEALRGD, encoded by the coding sequence ATGAGTTCCCGCGGCAGCTACCGGACCGCCCTGACGTACGGCGCCGTGGGCGCGACCCAGGCGGCGGACCTCATGACCTACCCGCCCGAGGGCTTCGTCCCGGCGGAGTCGCGGGCCCGGATCGGGCACGGCGACCAGCGCTTCGAGACCGCCGTCACGCAGACGCTGTCCTGGCAGATCCAGGAGCGCAGCGGCATCCGGGTGCGCGTCGAGGACCAGCCCGACGACGACGAGGTGCGCTACAACCCGGTGACCTTCGACGAACGGGGCGTGCCGATCGCGCCGGCGTCGATCGGGACCCCGCGCGTCGAGAAGTTCGCGGCCGACGGCACACCGCTCCTGACGGCCGGCACGACGGCCACGCTCGAGATGCACGCGTTCGGGCGGACCGTGCACGCGCCGGTCCGGGTCGTGTCGATCATCGACGAGACCGACCGCAAGGGCTTCGCCTACGGCACGCTCGAGGGACACCCGCTGTCGGGCGAGGAGTCGTTCGTGGTCGAGCGCACCGCCGACGGGTCGGTCTGGCTGCAGGTCCGGCAGTTCTCGCAGCCGGCGAGCCCGAAGTGGCGCTTCCTGTCGCCGCTGCTCAAGCGGCAGCAGAAGGTCATGGCGGCGAAGTACCTCGAGGCGCTGCGCGGCGACTGA